In Nicotiana tabacum cultivar K326 chromosome 11, ASM71507v2, whole genome shotgun sequence, a single window of DNA contains:
- the LOC107779896 gene encoding putative methyltransferase PMT11, whose translation MKGLSSGGGDVFKSTTLIKFLAFTLLAIAFFYFGKHWSDGSQQQQLIFFNSRQNPTTSQFVSISPNFNKTFDLSSIINDTNLIPPPAVEVASSPPPPPPPPPVVERTGIVNENGVMNDEFKVGDFDPEVVENWGVGNETVDDEGGGVQRFKVKKFGLCPASMREYIPCLDNVEAIRKLKSTERGEKFERHCPEKGKGLNCLVPPPRGYRAPIPWPRSRDEVWFSNVPHARLAEDKGGQNWITIDKDKFKFPGGGTQFIHGANQYLDQIEKMLPEIAFGRHVRVALDIGCGVASFGAYLLSRNVLTLSIAPKDVHENQIQFALERGVPAMVAAIATHRLLYPSQAFELIHCSRCRINWTRDDGILLLEVNRLLRAGGYFVWAAQPVYKHEAVLEGQWEEMVNLTTRLCWNLVKKEGYIAIWQKPLNNSCYLSREEGTQPPLCDQHDDPDNVWYVDLKACIARLPEEGYGANITTWPSRLQYPPDRLKSIQVDSFVSRKELFEAESKFWKEIIESYVRAWHWKKFKLRNVMDMRAGYGGFAAALIENQLDCWVLNVVPVSGQNTLPVIFDRGLLGVMHDWCEPFDTYPRTYDLLHANSLFSIEQKRCNMSTIMLEMDRILRPGGRVYIRDSVAVMDELQDIGKAMGWHVTLRDTSEGPHASYKILTCDKHLLRA comes from the exons atgaagggaTTGAGCAGTGGCGGTGGAGATGTATTCAAATCCACCACTCTAATCAAATTCTTAGCCTTTACATTACTAGCCATAGCTTTCTTCTACTTCGGCAAACATTGGTCCGATGGATCTCAACAACAACagctcattttcttcaattctcGTCAAAACCCCACAACTTCTCAATTTGTCTCAATTTCCCCTAATTTTAACAAAACTTTCGACTTATCATCCATAATTAACGACACCAACTTAATTCCACCGCCTGCGGTGGAGGTTGCTTCATCTCCGCCGCCACCTCCACCTCCGCCGCCGGTGGTGGAGAGGACGGGGATAGTGAATGAGAATGGAGTGATGAATGATGAATTTAAAGTGGGGGATTTTGATCCTGAAGTTGTGGAGAATTGGGGTGTGGGGAATGAGACGGTTGATGATGAAGGGGGTGGGGTCCAGAGATTTAAGGTTAAGAAGTTTGGGCTATGTCCGGCGAGTATGAGAGAGTATATTCCGTGTTTGGATAATGTGGAGGCGATTCGTAAGTTGAAATCAACTGAAAGAGGGGAGAAATTTGAGCGGCATTGTCCTGAAAAAGGTAAAGGATTGAATTGTTTGGTTCCTCCACCAAGAGGTTATCGAGCTCCAATTCCTTGGCCAAGAAGCCGTGATGAG GTTTGGTTCAGCAACGTTCCTCATGCACGTCTAGCTGAGGATAAAGGAGGTCAAAATTGGATAACGATAGACAAGGACAAGTTCAAGTTTCCTGGAGGTGGCACCCAGTTTATACATGGAGCTAATCAGTACTTGGATCAGATTGAAAAG ATGCTTCCTGAAATTGCATTTGGCCGTCATGTCCGAGTTGCTTTAGATATCGGCTGTGGTGTGGCAAGCTTTGGTGCTTATTTACTATCAAGGAATGTGCTCACCCTGTCTATTGCTCCAAAAGACGTTCATGAAAATCAAATTCAGTTTGCTCTTGAGCGTGGCGTGCCTGCAATGGTAGCTGCAATTGCAACACATCGTTTACTGTATCCAAGTCAGGCATTTGAACTAATCCATTGTTCAAGGTGTAGAATCAATTGGACTCGTGATG ATGGGATTTTACTACTGGAGGTGAACAGGTTGCTCCGTGCTGGTGGATATTTTGTTTGGGCTGCTCAACCTGTTTATAAGCATGAAGCAGTCCTGGAAGGAcaatgggaag AGATGGTCAATCTTACCACTCGTCTTTGCTGGAATCTTGTGAAGAAGGAAGGCTACATCGCTATATGGCAGAAGCCCTTAAATAACAGTTGTTACTTAAGCCGCGAGGAAGGAACCCAACCACCTCTCTGTGACCAACATGATGACCCAGACAATGTTTG GTATGTTGATCTGAAAGCATGTATTGCACGGCTGCCTGAAGAAGGATATGGCGCGAATATTACGACATGGCCTTCACGCCTGCAGTATCCTCCAGATAGACTCAAGAGCATACAAGTAGATTCTTTTGTGTCCAGGAAAGAGCTTTTCGAGGCAGAGTCAAAGTTCTGGAAAGAAATAATTGAAAGCTATGTCCGTGCTTGGCATTGGAAAAAGTTCAAACTTAGAAATGTGATGGATATGAGAGCTGGTTATGGAGG ATTTGCAGCAGCATTAATTGAAAATCAACTGGATTGCTGGGTTCTAAATGTTGTCCCTGTTAGTGGTCAAAATACCTTACCTGTCATCTTTGATCGTGGACTACTTGGAGTCATGCATGACTG GTGTGAACCATTTGATACTTACCCAAGAACGTATGACTTATTGCACGCTAATAGTCTCTTCTCCATTGAACAGAAAAG ATGCAACATGTCCACGATCATGCTTGAAATGGACCGAATATTGAGGCCAGGTGGACGAGTGTACATCCGTGATTCTGTTGCTGTAATGGATGAACTTCAAGATATTGGGAAAGCCATGGGTTGGCATGTAACTCTCAGAGACACATCTGAAGGTCCTCATGCAAGTTACAAGATATTGACATGTGACAAACACCTTTTACGAGCCTGA